ACATAGTTTATCACATACAAAATGGAACTGTAAATACCATATAGTATTTGCACCGAAATATAGGAGAAAAGAATTTTACGGAAGCAAAAGATTAGAAATAGGACAAATACTTCGAGAATTATGTAGCTGGAAAGAAGTAAACATAATAGAAGCTGAAGTATGCCCAGATCATATTCATATGTTAGTAGAAATACCACCGAAACTATCAGTATCAAGTTTTATGGGATTTTTAAAAGGAAAGAGTAGCATAATGATATATGAAAGATGGGGAAGCTTAAAATATAAATACAGAGGAAGACAGTTTTGGTGTAGAGGATATTATGTAGACACAGCAGGTAAAAATGCAAAAGCAATCCAAGAATATATCCAAAACCAATTAAAACAAGACCAGTTAAGTGAACAACTAACATTTGATGTAGTTGACCCTTTTAAAGGGTAGCAAGTAGAGGTTGCAAGTGGCGGACTAACCAACGCCATTGAGGCGTGGCTGGTAATACAGGCCCTTTGGGCCGCATGAGAAAAACCCCCGGCTACGCCGGGGGATGATTTTTTTTTTACGAATTATCTTTGATAAAAATAAATACAACATAATGATATAAAATGATATAATAATATAAAAGAATAGCATAATTAAGGAGGAAAATAATGATTTTTAGTGAAAATATATATATAATGACTGATCCAAAAATTCAAAATGTTTTATTTTCTATAGCACAAGAGAATTTTCAATCTGATGAAACTGTATTTTTAGCAATTAAAGGAGCGTTTAAAGAGTACATTTTTGTAACAGATAGGAGTATATATATTTATAAAACAGGATTTATGACTGGACGAACTTTTGGATATTCCTTATTCCAGTTAGATCATGCCAATATTTCTTCTGTTCAATTACATAAAAATTTTGGTGGAACAGGATATATTGAAATAGTAGGTATTGGAATGCAGAATCAAAAAGACTTATCATATTGGTCATCTGATAAAGATAAGAATCCTTCAAGGATGGAAAATATGGTATCTTTCGGCGATATAAGTCTTGCATCAGAAGTTGTAAAAAGAATAAGAGAGTTAATAAGTAAGAACAATAGTGGTAATTATGAAACTATACATACTTCTGAAGACAAATTTGAAGAAATAAAAAAATTTAAAGAATTATTAGATATGGATATTATAACAAAAGAAGAATTCGAACAAAAGAAAAATGAGTTATTAAAATAACAAATAAAAATAGCAGCCACGGCTGCTATTTTATTTTACGACTACTTGTACTGTCTTGAGTATGTCGAATGTTATTTTTTTATTTCTTTTAAATTTTTGACATGCTCTCTATTACTAATATTTAGTTTGTTTTCTTCGATTAACTTCAATATATTATCAACATCTGTTTCGTTTATTATTTCTGTTGATGAAAGTTCTTCAATATTTTTAGCTACTTGTGATATTTTGCAAACTACAGAATTTTTCACTTCAAATTTGATTTCAGCTTCTGGTGAAAAAGCTACTATTGAAAAATATCTCATTTCAGGATAAGAATCTTGTATAATTGATTCAACTGCTTTAATGTGGGCGTAGTTTTGCAAAATAGGATTCATGAAGTTTGTTTTATTTCCATAAATATTTTGCGTCCACTTTTTTGCGTGTTCTGATCCATAAATCCAACCTTTATAATTTTTGGTTTCGACTGAAAATATACCATATCTTGAAACTACTAGGTGATCAATTTGTGTAGTTTTTGTATTACCTTGTTTGTTTTCTAAAACAAGGTTGTTTATAACTCTGTATTTTTCTTTATCAAGACTATTTAGTTTAATCTTAACAGCTGATTCACCCATAGCTCCCTTTAGACGTGGTAGCAAGAGCTTAAGAATTACACAAAAAGCTAAAAATAATCCTAAAATAATGTAAATGTCATGCATAATTATTTCCTTTACATAAAAAATATATGTTTTTTAGCCTGCTATTTTACTTTACCACGACTTGTACTCCTTTGAGTATGTCGAATGTTTCTTTGTTTAGTTTTTCATCGAAGCTATCAGTCAAGTTTTTGTCGACTATTACTGTTGCTTCTGGGTTGAATGTTTTGGCGAGTATTGCGTTGGAAAGTATGCAGATGTTGGATACAAGTCCACACAATTCTATTTCTGAGAATTGGTGTTCTTTTAAGTAATCACAAAGTTCAATACTACCAAATGTTGGTTTTTCGATTAATATGTCTTCTTTTTCTACTAATTCAGCTACTTTTCCGTACAATTTGTGTCCGTTACTTCCTTTGATACAGTGTTCTACTGGAAGAAATTTGCCTTCTTGTGTGTTCAAATAATTTTCTTCGTGAGTATCGAATGTGAATATGATTTGTTCATTGTCTTTTCTTGCTTTTTCGATTCTGTCACAGATTTTGTCTTCGAGTTTGTTTGCATCGTCAAATCCCAAAGCTCCGTCTACGAAATCATTTTGAAAATCTACTACGATTAAAAGTTTATCCATTTATGTCACTCCTTTAAGTTATTATATCTCAAATACAAAATTTTTTACAATAAGTGTTTAAATTATCAAAAGATTGGTATATAATCATAAAGGTTAGGAAAATAAAATTAAACAATCAATCGGCAGAAAAATAATGTTTGGTTGATTTTTATGAAGGAGAAAATATGGATAAAATATATATAACTGGTCACAAAAACCCTGATACAGATTCTATCTGTGCGGCGTTATCTTATCAAGAATTGAAGAAAAGAACAGGAGAAGAAAACGTCGAAGCGATAAGACTTGGCGATGTCAACAGAGAAACTCAATTCGTGTTGGATTATTTTGGAGTGGATGCGCCTACTTTCAAGGACTCAATGAAGCCACAAGTCAAAGATTTGAACTTCGATGTGGCAACATGCGTGTCCCAAAACGCGAGCCTTTACAAAGCGACTAATATTATGCAAGAAAAAAATGTCGCTAGTTTGCCAGTAATCGACATCGAAGAAAGACTTCTTGGAGTTGTGTCAATTTCTGATATCACAAAATGTTACATGGAAGTGTGGGACGATCAAATCCTTCACCACTCAGAAACTCCTGTGGAAAACATCATCGATGTTTTGAGCGCAAATATTTTGAATATTCCAGCAGAAGACAGAGCGTTATCCGGGAAAATGGTCGTAGGAGCGATGGATCCGAAACAAATGGCAAAGTATTTGGAAGAAGATGACATCGTGATTTTGGGTAACAGAGAAGACTCACAAATAGATGCGATAGATAAAAATGTGTCCATGATTATACTTACTGGTGGCAACAAATTATCAGATGAATTGATAGAAAAAGCAAAACAAAAAGACATAATAGTAATTTCTACGGAATTCCAAACATACATGGCAGCACGTCTTCTTCCACAATCTGTGCCTGTAAATTACGTCATGACAAGAGATGATGTGGTTAATTTCACATTGACAGACACTGTTGAAGATGTGAAAAACACAATGTCCAAGACAAGATACAGATCATATCCAGTAGTTGACAATCAAAACAAAGTTGTGGGAAATATTTCCAGATATCACGTTATCAATGAAGAAAAGAAGAAGCTAATCTTGGTGGATCACAACGAAAGAAACCAATCAGTTGATGATATGGAATGCTGCGACATCACAGAAATCATCGACCACCACAGAGTTGCAAATGTAGCTACACAAAACCCAGTTTATTTCAGAAATGAACCTGTTGGATCAACTTGTACAATTCTTTCTAAAATGTTCTTGGAAAAAGGAATTGTTCCTACAAGACAAACTGCGGGATTGTTGTGTTCAGCGATAATTTCCGACACATTATTGTTCAGATCGCCGACTGCAACTGAAACAGATAGAATGATTTTGGATAGAATGGCAAAAATCGCCAACATCAACCCGGAAGAATTTGCGATGGAAATGTTCAAAGCTGGAACATCTTTAGAAGGAAAATCACCAGCAGATTTGTTAAACACTGATGTGAAGACATTCAACATCGAATCATACACTTGTAGAGTAGCGCAAATCTTCTCAATGGATTTGGATAATCTTGGCAAAATCAAAGACAGTTTATTAGAAGAAATGAACAAAATTAGAAACGACAAGAAAGAAGCTACATTTGTACTAATTCTTACAGATATCTTCAGAGAAGAAAGCGAAGTTTTGGTTTCTGGAATGTTCCAAGAACAATTAGCAGGAGCCTTCGATACTAAAATCGACAACAATTCATT
This Finegoldia magna ATCC 53516 DNA region includes the following protein-coding sequences:
- a CDS encoding nuclease-related domain-containing protein, yielding MHDIYIILGLFLAFCVILKLLLPRLKGAMGESAVKIKLNSLDKEKYRVINNLVLENKQGNTKTTQIDHLVVSRYGIFSVETKNYKGWIYGSEHAKKWTQNIYGNKTNFMNPILQNYAHIKAVESIIQDSYPEMRYFSIVAFSPEAEIKFEVKNSVVCKISQVAKNIEELSSTEIINETDVDNILKLIEENKLNISNREHVKNLKEIKK
- a CDS encoding SHOCT domain-containing protein; this encodes MIFSENIYIMTDPKIQNVLFSIAQENFQSDETVFLAIKGAFKEYIFVTDRSIYIYKTGFMTGRTFGYSLFQLDHANISSVQLHKNFGGTGYIEIVGIGMQNQKDLSYWSSDKDKNPSRMENMVSFGDISLASEVVKRIRELISKNNSGNYETIHTSEDKFEEIKKFKELLDMDIITKEEFEQKKNELLK
- a CDS encoding putative manganese-dependent inorganic diphosphatase codes for the protein MDKIYITGHKNPDTDSICAALSYQELKKRTGEENVEAIRLGDVNRETQFVLDYFGVDAPTFKDSMKPQVKDLNFDVATCVSQNASLYKATNIMQEKNVASLPVIDIEERLLGVVSISDITKCYMEVWDDQILHHSETPVENIIDVLSANILNIPAEDRALSGKMVVGAMDPKQMAKYLEEDDIVILGNREDSQIDAIDKNVSMIILTGGNKLSDELIEKAKQKDIIVISTEFQTYMAARLLPQSVPVNYVMTRDDVVNFTLTDTVEDVKNTMSKTRYRSYPVVDNQNKVVGNISRYHVINEEKKKLILVDHNERNQSVDDMECCDITEIIDHHRVANVATQNPVYFRNEPVGSTCTILSKMFLEKGIVPTRQTAGLLCSAIISDTLLFRSPTATETDRMILDRMAKIANINPEEFAMEMFKAGTSLEGKSPADLLNTDVKTFNIESYTCRVAQIFSMDLDNLGKIKDSLLEEMNKIRNDKKEATFVLILTDIFREESEVLVSGMFQEQLAGAFDTKIDNNSFLAKGLLSRKKQMIPKLNQAVLKYIQEN
- a CDS encoding cysteine hydrolase family protein codes for the protein MDKLLIVVDFQNDFVDGALGFDDANKLEDKICDRIEKARKDNEQIIFTFDTHEENYLNTQEGKFLPVEHCIKGSNGHKLYGKVAELVEKEDILIEKPTFGSIELCDYLKEHQFSEIELCGLVSNICILSNAILAKTFNPEATVIVDKNLTDSFDEKLNKETFDILKGVQVVVK
- the tnpA gene encoding IS200/IS605 family transposase, which translates into the protein MNDKHSLSHTKWNCKYHIVFAPKYRRKEFYGSKRLEIGQILRELCSWKEVNIIEAEVCPDHIHMLVEIPPKLSVSSFMGFLKGKSSIMIYERWGSLKYKYRGRQFWCRGYYVDTAGKNAKAIQEYIQNQLKQDQLSEQLTFDVVDPFKG